From a region of the Campylobacteraceae bacterium genome:
- a CDS encoding 2Fe-2S iron-sulfur cluster binding domain-containing protein: MSKLTFTINGKKIGPIEIPQEVMMIEYLHEFRNLTGTKFGCGMGICNACVIIVENEDGSKEVKRTCINPSSVFNNKKITTIEGHAKKDKNNNIISLNPVQEAFIKQFSFQCGWCTSGFVNEATLLMDKLKTKPINKNDVQKVIEDNLGEHICRCTGYAKYYSGMKKLILETKGLTF, from the coding sequence ATGAGTAAATTAACATTCACTATTAACGGAAAAAAAATTGGTCCCATAGAAATACCTCAAGAAGTGATGATGATTGAGTATTTACATGAATTTAGAAACTTAACAGGTACTAAATTTGGCTGTGGAATGGGTATATGCAATGCCTGTGTTATTATTGTAGAAAATGAGGATGGATCAAAAGAGGTAAAAAGAACATGTATTAACCCTAGTTCTGTTTTTAATAATAAAAAAATAACCACTATTGAAGGACATGCAAAAAAAGATAAAAATAATAATATTATATCCTTAAACCCTGTTCAAGAAGCATTTATTAAACAATTTTCTTTTCAATGTGGATGGTGTACATCTGGTTTTGTAAATGAAGCAACGTTGTTAATGGATAAGTTAAAAACAAAGCCTATTAATAAAAATGATGTTCAAAAAGTAATTGAAGATAACTTAGGGGAACATATTTGTAGATGTACGGGTTACGCAAAATATTATTCTGGAATGAAAAAACTTATTTTAGAAACAAAAGGTTTAACATTTTAG
- a CDS encoding response regulator transcription factor, with product MKVLLVEDDIQLNTTIASYLESLSFEVISVEDGEKALDLIDENSFDLYLLDINIPSINGLDLLKYIRQTNIHVAIIIITASLEINNLTAAYDNGCNEYLKKPFHLKELEVRINKLINVQLNSIQFSKDFYYCQKSRNFIVQEKTLDLRKKEKRFLSILVENIGQIVSSQEIIDYVWENEIKETYPIRQLVNGIRNKLPLNIIKTHIGIGYKIEN from the coding sequence ATGAAAGTCTTACTTGTTGAAGATGACATACAATTAAATACTACTATTGCCTCTTATTTAGAAAGTTTATCTTTTGAAGTCATTAGTGTTGAAGATGGAGAAAAAGCGCTTGATCTTATTGATGAAAATAGTTTTGATTTATACCTACTTGATATTAACATCCCAAGTATAAATGGTTTAGACTTACTAAAATACATAAGGCAAACTAATATTCATGTAGCTATTATCATTATTACGGCTTCTTTGGAAATAAATAATCTAACTGCTGCTTATGATAATGGCTGTAATGAATACTTGAAAAAACCTTTTCACCTTAAAGAATTAGAAGTAAGAATAAATAAACTTATCAATGTACAACTAAATTCAATTCAATTCAGTAAAGATTTTTATTATTGTCAAAAAAGCAGAAACTTTATTGTGCAAGAAAAAACGCTAGACTTAAGGAAAAAAGAAAAACGATTTTTAAGTATTTTAGTAGAAAACATTGGTCAAATAGTAAGCTCACAAGAAATTATAGATTATGTTTGGGAAAATGAGATTAAAGAAACATACCCAATAAGACAGCTGGTAAATGGTATACGAAATAAACTACCTCTTAATATCATAAAAACACATATAGGTATAGGTTATAAGATTGAAAATTAG
- the ychF gene encoding redox-regulated ATPase YchF, translating to MGLGVGIVGLPNIGKSTTFNALTKAQNAEAQNYPFCTIEPNKAIVPVPDKRLDALAKIVKPDKIQHSTIDFVDIAGLVKGASKGEGLGNKFLSNIREVEVILHMVRCFEDENVVHVEGGIDPLRDIEIIETELIYADITQLDKKCERLKKDSKFDKKAAAKLEVAAAVLAHLEELKPVSSYEEQDNEEFEELDVELRFLSNKDVIYGANVDEDSLADAGNKYVDVVKEHATSVNADVIVLCAKIEEELIGLEDDEVQEFLTDLGVKESGLEQIIHKAFDKLGLQSYFTAGKVEVRAWTIKKETKAPQAAAVIHNDFEKGFIKAEVIAYDDFIELGGEAKCKEAGKLKLEGKDYVVQDGDVMHFRFNV from the coding sequence ATGGGATTAGGTGTAGGAATTGTAGGGCTACCAAATATAGGAAAATCAACAACGTTTAATGCGTTAACAAAAGCACAAAATGCAGAAGCTCAAAATTATCCATTTTGTACTATTGAACCAAATAAAGCAATTGTACCTGTTCCAGATAAAAGACTTGATGCATTAGCAAAAATTGTAAAGCCAGATAAAATTCAGCATTCAACTATTGATTTTGTTGATATTGCTGGTTTGGTAAAAGGTGCTTCAAAAGGTGAGGGTTTAGGAAATAAATTTTTATCTAATATTAGAGAAGTAGAAGTTATTTTACATATGGTTAGATGTTTTGAAGATGAAAATGTAGTTCATGTTGAAGGTGGAATTGATCCTCTTAGAGATATTGAAATTATTGAAACAGAATTAATTTATGCAGATATCACGCAGCTTGATAAAAAATGTGAGAGATTAAAAAAAGACTCTAAGTTTGATAAAAAAGCGGCAGCTAAATTAGAAGTAGCAGCAGCTGTTTTAGCTCACTTAGAAGAATTAAAACCGGTATCTTCTTACGAAGAACAAGACAATGAAGAATTTGAAGAACTTGATGTTGAATTAAGATTTTTATCAAATAAAGATGTAATTTATGGTGCGAATGTAGATGAAGACTCATTAGCTGATGCTGGAAATAAATACGTTGATGTGGTAAAAGAACATGCTACTTCTGTAAATGCAGATGTAATTGTATTATGTGCCAAAATTGAAGAAGAATTAATTGGTTTAGAAGATGATGAAGTACAAGAGTTTTTAACAGACTTAGGTGTAAAAGAATCAGGACTAGAGCAAATTATTCATAAAGCTTTTGATAAACTAGGACTTCAATCATACTTTACAGCTGGTAAAGTAGAAGTTCGTGCTTGGACTATTAAAAAAGAAACTAAAGCTCCACAAGCAGCTGCTGTTATTCATAATGACTTTGAAAAAGGTTTCATAAAAGCAGAAGTAATTGCATACGATGACTTCATCGAATTAGGTGGAGAAGCTAAATGTAAAGAAGCTGGAAAACTTAAATTAGAAGGTAAAGATTACGTTGTTCAAGATGGCGATGTAATGCATTTTAGGTTTAATGTTTAA
- a CDS encoding HAMP domain-containing histidine kinase has protein sequence MKISFKLNQYLYLISALILLILFVGLSTQYYFTKKIIIQAFYDKAYKESIDIKEDFRLAFDKIQYEFKLQEANNIQKLNFAVSYIHDNKNAKLDILENELNKDVFLGKYEIFIINKNYIVENASYKPDIGLNLSSYKANKTLFDLVFDKKIMIDITPPKIDSASMNLKRYMMKLSHDENKIIQLSYVLNSYEPIKKLYENRKNSVNTLDVYVLTKHMNQKIDFASENFKKINFIQNWKKSKEFLNELASVLPQFKKEISHITTTNINQKKIILNKELSKIFTKQNKLLSSQNYRSRMSYFYSLSNGLFSDNDETKLIIKTTFDNYILQNELNKSFYTFIGIFFLSFILLWFLYRFVVKNVSFKLIRIIESIHNNKDSNEKNIIVKEINQLQSNYNELHKLLNDEVQKNQLLLEENKQFIADMVHQIRTPLTVIMANASRIEMKSYSDIIPFVTQINSSISMLSNSYEDLSYIISNDTIEYKARTINLSIFLMERIEFFKHILSANMKNLSENIQKDISVFINDIELERLLDNNISNAIKHSIRDAKLSISLEQKSKYDPIILVFKSEGKIIKNPTLLFDKNYRENDAKRSLGLGLHMVKTICDKNNISYEVNSSNTHNNINTFIYTFVK, from the coding sequence TTGAAAATTAGTTTTAAATTAAATCAATATCTTTATCTGATCTCTGCGCTAATACTTTTAATACTTTTTGTAGGATTATCAACACAATACTATTTTACAAAAAAAATTATTATTCAAGCTTTTTATGACAAAGCGTATAAAGAGTCTATAGATATTAAAGAAGATTTTAGATTAGCTTTTGATAAAATACAATACGAATTTAAATTACAAGAAGCTAATAATATTCAAAAATTAAATTTTGCTGTTTCTTATATCCATGATAATAAAAATGCAAAACTAGATATTTTAGAAAATGAATTAAACAAAGATGTCTTTTTAGGAAAATATGAAATATTCATTATAAATAAAAATTATATTGTCGAAAATGCTTCTTATAAACCAGATATTGGGCTTAATCTTAGCTCGTATAAAGCCAATAAAACTCTTTTTGATTTGGTCTTTGATAAGAAAATTATGATAGATATCACCCCACCTAAAATTGATTCTGCTTCTATGAATTTAAAACGATATATGATGAAACTATCACATGATGAAAATAAAATCATTCAATTATCTTATGTACTAAATTCTTATGAGCCTATTAAAAAACTCTATGAGAATCGTAAAAATAGCGTAAATACTCTTGATGTTTATGTCTTAACAAAACATATGAACCAAAAAATAGACTTTGCATCTGAAAATTTTAAAAAAATAAATTTTATTCAAAACTGGAAAAAATCAAAAGAATTTTTAAATGAATTGGCTTCTGTATTGCCACAGTTTAAAAAAGAAATATCACATATTACAACTACAAATATAAATCAAAAAAAAATAATACTTAATAAAGAGTTGTCTAAAATATTTACAAAACAAAATAAACTTTTGAGCAGCCAAAATTATAGAAGCAGAATGTCCTATTTTTACTCTTTAAGTAATGGTCTTTTTAGTGATAATGATGAAACTAAATTAATTATAAAAACAACATTTGATAATTATATTTTACAAAATGAACTTAATAAAAGTTTTTATACTTTTATTGGTATTTTCTTTTTATCATTTATTTTATTATGGTTTTTATATCGATTTGTAGTGAAAAATGTTTCTTTTAAATTGATCCGCATTATTGAATCTATACATAATAATAAAGACTCAAATGAAAAAAATATTATAGTAAAAGAGATAAATCAATTACAAAGTAATTACAATGAATTACACAAACTATTAAATGATGAAGTACAAAAGAATCAACTTCTTTTAGAAGAAAATAAACAATTTATTGCAGATATGGTACATCAAATTAGAACGCCATTAACAGTTATCATGGCCAATGCTTCAAGAATTGAGATGAAATCTTATTCTGATATTATACCTTTTGTAACTCAAATAAATTCTTCAATTAGCATGCTGTCAAATTCTTATGAAGATTTGTCTTATATTATTTCTAACGATACTATAGAATACAAAGCCCGAACTATTAATTTGTCAATTTTTTTAATGGAAAGAATTGAATTTTTTAAACATATTCTTTCTGCAAATATGAAAAACTTAAGTGAAAATATACAAAAAGATATCAGTGTTTTTATTAATGATATTGAACTAGAAAGATTACTTGATAATAATATCTCTAATGCTATAAAACATAGCATTAGAGATGCAAAATTAAGTATTTCTTTAGAACAAAAATCAAAATACGATCCGATCATACTTGTTTTTAAAAGCGAAGGGAAAATAATAAAAAACCCTACTTTACTTTTTGATAAGAATTACAGAGAGAATGATGCTAAACGAAGTTTAGGTTTGGGACTTCATATGGTAAAAACTATTTGTGATAAAAATAATATTTCGTATGAAGTAAATTCTTCAAATACACATAACAATATTAATACCTTCATATATACATTTGTTAAATAA
- a CDS encoding xanthine dehydrogenase family protein molybdopterin-binding subunit has protein sequence MQTPNNLSRRGFLKQCVIGGITIYSAPMLFSSDKFKEYTNTTLLQNDWKGDLGKPKFRFDAIAKVTGEKIYGRDYRSQDIKGWPKKQSYAFILRVNKANRVFEGLDFSSLSNEMKPAVLITAQTLAKDKIGFPSFFGNDMLLPAGKVPAYEGQEVAVLVYDDFISFKNAKNSLQNSDKIIKYSNAIHPLVSAKQAPYSTWRIIREEGLLKDKYSPLQNGLIFPNIKNNKAVWPKGNVKGDSIHQAMHYANELHNDIKNEDWHVVNKTFTTPSIDPVMMEAEAFNGWYDRKNKTIHMVICTQSPGDFYKQAGEMLAASPKGKEVKDLVIHSPYIGGGYGGKDHTPFPYFGLLSLLYSKNAISLSNNRFEQFQSGIKRHPFVINTKLAFDKKTKKIKGLITDATIDGGGRANFSGPVTMVGLSAMQSIYYLPRTDLLASVYPSSMPIAGSMRGFGTLQTMAAMEMMMNEAASDLNIDPIALRRINASKAGDKNTQGAIPNGDYRYLEMLELGEKHTIWKNRHSKKIQFEKENPSKKYGVGYSIATKDYGTGAAAPSSSVEITPNGEIIVKVGYIEMGPGTDTAQGALVSKYLGSMADEVVMAEISDFKILKLFETHNPYFISQKQQDKEEKNPQWTPSVTMASAASMSSYYQTHTTDLCAKLILQHGLYPAAIEIWKTKYFNNAYANANFGDYHTASWKNGKLSASGFPPIDLKTLAKKAHEMGLLTAVMSHGFNRWAWASAQFDINGTTQKVYADAIATKYGKKSKEFTIINRKNVTYPTTAIGNAMVTYLAPCATLVELSINKKSAEVEILDTHTWLEPGTVLVKDLVEGQIHGGVAMGIGHTLYESLPLGQDGAGNGTWNLDRYNVPRARDVGVWNMNYTLLPPLGKSDPSKGIAEVVMIPVVASIVEAINHAIDKRFYHLPVTPEDIRKEI, from the coding sequence ATGCAAACTCCTAATAATTTGTCACGTAGAGGATTTTTGAAACAATGTGTCATTGGTGGTATCACTATTTATAGTGCTCCAATGCTATTTAGTTCAGATAAATTTAAAGAATATACAAATACAACACTCCTACAAAATGATTGGAAAGGAGATTTAGGAAAACCTAAATTCAGATTCGATGCTATTGCTAAAGTTACTGGTGAGAAGATTTATGGAAGAGACTATAGATCACAAGATATAAAAGGATGGCCAAAGAAACAATCTTATGCTTTTATACTAAGAGTCAATAAAGCAAACAGAGTATTTGAAGGTTTAGATTTTTCTTCATTAAGTAATGAAATGAAACCAGCTGTACTTATTACAGCCCAAACACTTGCAAAAGATAAAATTGGTTTTCCTAGTTTTTTTGGTAATGATATGTTATTACCCGCAGGAAAAGTACCAGCTTATGAAGGTCAAGAAGTTGCTGTTTTAGTTTATGATGATTTTATAAGTTTTAAGAATGCAAAAAATAGCTTACAAAACAGTGATAAAATAATCAAGTACTCTAACGCTATTCATCCTTTAGTAAGTGCTAAACAAGCACCTTATTCAACATGGAGAATTATACGAGAAGAAGGACTTTTAAAAGACAAATACAGTCCTTTACAAAATGGTCTTATTTTTCCAAATATTAAAAATAACAAAGCAGTTTGGCCTAAAGGTAATGTAAAAGGCGATAGTATCCATCAAGCTATGCATTATGCAAATGAGCTGCATAACGATATCAAAAATGAAGACTGGCATGTAGTTAACAAAACATTTACTACTCCTTCTATTGATCCTGTGATGATGGAAGCTGAAGCATTTAATGGCTGGTATGATAGAAAAAACAAAACCATTCATATGGTAATTTGTACACAATCTCCTGGGGATTTTTATAAACAAGCAGGAGAAATGTTAGCTGCTTCACCTAAGGGTAAAGAAGTTAAAGATTTAGTCATTCACTCTCCCTACATTGGTGGAGGATACGGAGGAAAAGACCATACTCCTTTTCCATACTTTGGTTTATTAAGTTTATTATATTCTAAAAATGCTATTTCTTTATCTAATAACAGATTTGAACAATTTCAATCAGGAATTAAACGTCATCCTTTTGTTATTAATACTAAATTAGCTTTTGATAAAAAAACCAAAAAAATCAAGGGTTTAATTACTGATGCCACTATTGATGGAGGAGGTCGAGCAAACTTTTCTGGTCCTGTAACAATGGTAGGGCTTAGTGCTATGCAAAGTATATATTATCTACCACGAACAGATCTTTTAGCAAGTGTTTATCCTTCTTCCATGCCTATTGCTGGCTCAATGAGAGGTTTTGGTACCTTACAAACAATGGCAGCAATGGAAATGATGATGAATGAAGCAGCCAGTGATTTAAACATTGATCCTATTGCATTAAGACGTATTAATGCATCTAAAGCAGGAGATAAAAATACTCAAGGTGCCATTCCAAATGGAGATTACCGATATTTAGAAATGTTAGAGTTGGGAGAGAAACATACAATTTGGAAAAATAGACACAGTAAAAAAATCCAATTTGAAAAAGAAAATCCAAGTAAAAAATATGGGGTGGGATACAGTATTGCTACAAAAGATTATGGCACAGGAGCGGCCGCTCCTAGTTCAAGTGTTGAAATTACCCCTAATGGAGAAATTATTGTTAAAGTGGGTTATATTGAAATGGGACCTGGTACGGATACAGCACAGGGTGCTTTAGTAAGTAAATACTTAGGAAGCATGGCGGATGAAGTAGTAATGGCTGAAATAAGTGATTTCAAAATATTAAAACTCTTTGAAACACACAATCCATATTTCATTTCACAAAAACAACAAGATAAAGAAGAAAAAAATCCACAATGGACACCTTCTGTGACGATGGCATCTGCGGCATCTATGTCTTCATATTATCAAACACATACAACAGACTTATGTGCAAAATTGATTTTACAACATGGATTATATCCAGCAGCTATTGAGATTTGGAAAACAAAATATTTCAACAATGCTTATGCAAATGCTAATTTTGGTGATTATCATACAGCTTCATGGAAAAATGGGAAATTATCAGCTTCTGGATTTCCTCCAATAGATTTAAAAACACTGGCAAAAAAAGCACATGAAATGGGATTACTTACCGCTGTAATGTCTCATGGTTTTAACAGATGGGCATGGGCTAGTGCCCAGTTTGATATTAATGGTACAACACAAAAAGTTTATGCAGATGCAATAGCTACTAAATATGGTAAAAAGTCTAAAGAATTTACAATAATTAATAGAAAAAATGTTACTTACCCAACGACCGCTATTGGAAATGCAATGGTTACTTACCTTGCACCTTGTGCTACTTTGGTTGAATTAAGCATAAATAAAAAAAGTGCAGAAGTAGAAATTCTCGATACACATACTTGGTTAGAACCAGGAACTGTTTTAGTCAAAGATTTAGTCGAGGGTCAAATTCACGGAGGTGTGGCAATGGGAATTGGACACACATTATATGAGAGTTTGCCACTAGGTCAAGATGGTGCGGGAAATGGAACATGGAATCTAGATCGATATAACGTTCCAAGAGCAAGAGATGTTGGGGTTTGGAATATGAACTATACCTTACTTCCTCCTTTAGGTAAATCAGACCCAAGTAAAGGTATAGCTGAAGTTGTAATGATTCCTGTTGTTGCTTCTATTGTTGAAGCAATCAACCATGCTATTGATAAAAGATTTTATCACTTACCTGTTACACCAGAAGATATAAGAAAGGAAATATAA